Proteins encoded by one window of Ictidomys tridecemlineatus isolate mIctTri1 chromosome 7, mIctTri1.hap1, whole genome shotgun sequence:
- the Kcnj3 gene encoding G protein-activated inward rectifier potassium channel 1 isoform X2, producing MSAIRRKFGDDYQVVTTSSSGSGLQPHGPGPQQQLVPKKKRQRFVDKNGRCNVQHGNLGSETSRYLSDLFTTLVDLKWRWNLFIFILTYTVAWLFMASMWWVIAYTRGDLNKAHVGNYTPCVANVYNFPSAFLFFIETEATIGYGYRYITDKCPEGIILFLFQSILGSIVDAFLIGCMFIKMSQPKKRAETLMFSEHAVISMRDGKLTLMFRVGNLRNSHMVSAQIRCKLLKE from the coding sequence ATGTCTGCAATCCGAAGGAAATTTGGGGACGATTACCAGGTAGTGACCACCTCGTCCAGCGGCTCAGGCTTGCAGCCCCACGGGCCGGGCCCGCAGCAGCAGCTTGTGCCCAAGAAGAAGCGACAGCGGTTCGTGGACAAGAACGGCCGGTGCAATGTACAGCACGGCAACCTGGGCAGCGAAACAAGCCGCTACCTCTCGGACCTCTTCACCACGTTGGTGGACCTCAAGTGGCGCTGGAACCTCTTCATCTTCATCCTCACCTACACTGTGGCCTGGCTCTTCATGGCGTCCATGTGGTGGGTAATCGCTTACACTCGGGGCGACCTGAACAAAGCCCACGTTGGCAACTATACGCCTTGCGTGGCCAATGTCTACAACTtcccctctgccttcctcttcttCATTGAGACCGAAGCCACCATCGGCTACGGCTACCGATACATCACCGACAAGTGCCCCGAGGGCAtcatcctcttcctctttcaaTCCATCCTGGGCTCCATCGTGGATGCCTTTCTCATCGGATGCATGTTCATCAAGATGTCCCAACCCAAGAAGCGCGCCGAGACCCTCATGTTTAGCGAACACGCGGTGATCTCCATGAGGGACGGAAAACTCACGCTCATGTTCCGGGTGGGCAACCTGCGCAACAGCCACATGGTCTCCGCGCAGATCCGCTGTAAGCTGCTCAAA